taggacgaggaggaaaaaaaatcagagcgtaaaagtgaaaattggtccggacaagtggatagtcatgagggacaagtagattttgctccattttagttccgtggacaagtagtttttttataaaatttctgcACCTCCAACCACACTTAATAATTCTCTGGATTCAGCACAGGCAGGTTTCTAAGGCTAAgtccacactacggaatttctgcctgcaattccatattgaaattgcaggcagaaattccgcttactaaaatgtactgtagtgaatgggtttccattcacacTTCATCATTTTTGAAGCTGAATTGGTGGATGGAAATTCCGCtttaaaatttccacctgaaaaatggcattgctcattcttcaggcagaaatacttatggaacacattgcagttggAATctacaggcggaaattttctgtctggagattccgcagtgtgaacctagcctaacagccaAAGTGATAACAAAAATCATAACTTTGGTGCATGACAGACAAAACCAAACAGGCTGACCACCTTCCAATAAGAAAAAATAAGGTGACTTTACAAAGACAGGTTAACTTTCACCCATTCTGAGATTTAGAGCACTCTTGTGTTTAATACTTCTGTACTTTGGTCAGGGTGGAGGGAAACTTAAATGGAGTAGTCGCCTTGTCCCAACTGCCTAACACCTgtgcagcatgatgctgccaccatgcCTTAATATAGGTATggtattagggtacgttcccacacagcgtattttgttgcgtatttggtgctgcgtattttcctacccattgacttcaacagagaaaataaaatacgcagcagaaaatacgccgtgtgggaatgtacccttaagcagAATTGCAGTGTCCAGGGAGGGGGAAGGGTTACATTTTAAGGGTCTGTGGTGGGTCTGAATACTCTTGTCCATGTAACATTTTGGTTGGGTCTTTGGTTTTAATTTGCAAGTACCAGGCCTCAACATTTGTGGAAAAGTGAAGAGGTCTTAAGGCTTTCTGAATGAATGCACAATATAAAGTGGCAACAAGGACTTTAGTCTGCATATGCACATGGCGGAGATGCaggattcaaatttttttatttgaaggaATTAATTGTTCAGTTAAATTTATTCAACGGgtctttattttgaaagcataaTACAATGTTCACTTTTTCAACAGAACACTAGAGGGGCTTAGAGactaacttaaatgggcactgtcagatacaaaaactttatgttgtaaagcatgcaattgCTTTAATTTGTCTTTCTGCCTGctatggacacatactagtcctgctgtgtccacagTAGAAGTCTCacatggaggaaaaatcctcccactgtcagcttgtgtccctctactgtcagtgaggacaagctgggagttgtagttttgctaatgctaggggagatgtgagcagatggcatattgagggagggggtggagacctgcagtgaggccacgccctctCCCTTTGAGTGGAAttaagactagtgagctaaatgaagtgtaattaaaaaaaggtgctagacacaaattagatgtacatggtcaggattaggtactgaatgatgtaataaaaaattttgttggatctgacaggtacgctttaaatactGTCTTGCAGGTCACTAGCAGACTTGTGTTCGGAACGTTACTATTTAAGTATTCCATATGAAGAGTGCAAGAGGAGGCGAAGGTTGGTGTTATGTGTATGTGAAAACAAAGGGACAGAGGTCCTTCAACACTTAATGTACAGCCCAACTTGTTCTAGTTCTTTACAGCATGCAGCCAAATTTTAGTAAGTCTTTAAACATTCTAAAAACTTATTGGGGGAGttttatccaaacctgtctagaggaaaagttgagttgcccataaccaatcagatcccttaaccatttttcagaggccttttcaaaacttatctggttgctatgggcaacctttcctctgggcaggttttgataaatcttccccattgaatTTCTAAATATTGAGATTTACAGTATGCCTCCCATGTAATgctttaggctgggtccacactacgttttgtcccatacgggagcgcatacggcaggggggagctaaaagctcgcgctcccgtatgtcaccgtatgcgctcccgtatgtcattcatttcaataagccgaccggagtgaaacgttcggtcggctcatttttgcgccgtatgcacttttacaaccggacctaaaaccgtggtcaaccactgttttaggtccggttgtaatagcgcatacggcgcaaaaatgagccgaccggaccgaacgtttcactccggtcggctcattgaaatgaatgacatacgggagcgcatacggtaacatacgggagcgcgaggttttagctcccccctgccgtatgcgctcccgtatgggacaaaacgtagtgtggaccgagCCTTACCCTTTCAAAGTGTAACTAGCACAATGCATGCTTTACATTGGATTCACAGCTTCACACAGAACATTTGCACAGGTAGAAATGTTCTGCAATGAAATGagtgttcacatgtgcatattttgctggcagattttccgcattgaagttaatgggcagcaaaatgtgaatgtaccctaaatctCTGCAGATTTCAGTCTGTAACTGCAAAATCTGCCACCACCCATAGAATGGTTAAATAATCCTGCATGTGTCTATGGTGTCTTGAAAGCCTTCATTTTTACATTGCATAGATTATGCAGCAGGAGATTGACTAGTGTCTGATTCTAATGGAACTAAGACAAGATTTCCATTTTGGTTGGTGAGGTCCCAGTTGTATGAAGTCTTACCCATCTTGTCACTAGatcctgcctttttttttttttttttttaatgcattttttttttctttccctttagTGGCAGAAATTATACTGTCCCGGATCCACCAGGATTATTTGATGGTCATGTCTGGCCGATGTATCTGAAACACAGACTAGAGATGGAAGAGAGTGGTGTGAGTGTTGGTATGTGTTTGTTATTAAAACCAATTGCTGTGAACATTTGTGTAGTCTTTTCTGGTTTAGCACGGTTCCCCTCCATGGGACCTAGGCCTCTCACAGTGCTAAGAATACAATGTATTGTGGCTTTAGCAATCCATTAAGAGAATGCGTTTCCACAATTATAATATGGATCTGGAGCTAACCCTGATCAGCTTCAGTTGTCTGAAGCGGACAAGCTTGTTGAAAACCTTCCCTCATTTTACTTGACAGTAATCAAACTAGCTCCAAATGTACAACCAACCCATGGAGCCATGTTACATCTTGTAAATGGAGTAACTTTGTCAAATGTTCATTTAAGTTTAATATGTTTAAagatccatttttattttttttccctctccatTTGCCCCCTTTAATAGTTCCTATAGATGGCCTGCTCTCAAAGGATGAAATATTCACCAAAGTATATACAGATATCCACAACCGGTTCTTGAATGCTTCGTAGGTATGTCTGAAGTACATTCAATTTTTGACATTTGGCTTAGTAGTGATAAACTATATACCGTATACtcgtataagcagagtttttcagcacgatttttctgctgaaaaatgccacccacggcttatactcaagtgaagaAAAATCGCTTTAGgcataccgggggggggggggtttgagacCATCCGCATTCCtgtggggagggtgagctggtccgggctgtcAATCTTAACCAGGAGGCACTCTTCTCTGCTAGACTAGTGGCGCTGCATTGACGCTGCCACGCAAGGATGTCCATGATGGGCAGACATGTCAGGGGCGTCCCTGCGCACGGACATCCCTGCGTTGTGGCATCAATGCAGCGCCACTAGTCCGAggatggcccggagcagagaaggcctcccggtgaagatggacggcctgtACTGGCTCTTCGACGGCCTGTACTGGCTCTTCCTCCCACCGGAATGTGGACGGTCAttgcagtgaagatggacggcccgacTCGCCCTCCATGGATGGTCCTTCAGCTACTAGAGCAACAACTGGTTAGGTAAGAAAACGAAAGGGTGGAGGGGTCTGGGTGATGTcatattgatgggggggggggggggggaaatgatagggggatgatgtatttcccaccctaggcttatacttgagtcaataagtgttcctaggtttttggggtgaaattaggggcctctgcttatattcggaacggctaatactagAGTGTAaatggtaaactttttttttcccttttgtagGACTCGCAACTCGAGGTCTTTTAATGCAGCCTCCTACTGCCAACTCTACAAACCTGAAGCCTGTAGTGTTGAACTGAGgacttttgtatatattttttttaacttattcagTTTTGGTGtaaactattttaattttttttatacaataaagcTATATGACCTGTTTTTATTGACGACTAATTATATAAAACCAGTACAATTATACCATTAACTGAAGTCTGTCATCATTTAGttttatataaatgtttttaGGTACCATATACACTCAATGCACACTACTCTGGTCTAGACGGCTCAGTCTTGCTTAACTAATTTCTGCCTTTAATGTTTGAACCAGTGAAAAAAGTCCACGCTTGTTACTGATACAATGACAGCTTATGCACCTATTTCCATTGAGGAAGGTCAGCCAGTGGGTGCTTAAGATATTTATGGTCTAGGCTAACCATAGCAAGGGGCAAATAACCACAGCTCCACTTCCATTTCTCAAATTGCTGAGTGGTTTTGATTGTCAAAGCAGAAACTGTCTCATGCAATCTGGGCCAGGATCTGtgaatataatatacaatatgtaGCTGAATAATAGAGTAAAAGGATAATTTAATTGGGAAGATTATAATTGACATTAGCCTTTAGTAACCTGATGGTTGCTACTAACATGGATACTAGGTATGATGCATGTCTTGTTTAGCATCCTTTGGAACACTTGCCCTCAGATGtagcagctgtcatgcccccttcccatagcctTTCGTTGagtgggcgggcgtgacgtcacgagggggcggcctcgaacacttaagcccgcacacagcattcggagtaataaacttcctgacgctgtgagtggagctccggaGGGCAGGGGAGAACCCCTTTTTAATCCTGCACATTCTAGGATAAAATTTAGCAATCTGGCAGGGATATTGCTGGGGAAATACTTGCTCTGCAGGTGAGCATTATCCTGCTAAAAAAAAAGCCAGTTGGAAGCCCTGACATAAGAGGCAATACAAATGGTTGCAGAATATCTTGCACATATCCCAAGCTGTTGGTGACACTGATATACTATGGCTTCCCAGATCATCCCACCAGCAGTTGGGACATAGTGTTGcttcacaaaaaaactaaagatcaaAGTACACACCACAAAAGCCTCCTTGCTTGTCCATCGCTTAGCAATACACGCAAGCTCTATTTCTATATTGTAGCAGTCCGGGTTTCTCGTTCACAAAATATTATGGTGGGGGAATACTTAGCATTAGTTTTATTAAACAAATACCAATTCTTGCATTTGCAGTAACAAGATGTAGCACTAGAACAGTCCTAATGTAGTATTCCCACTAGtagatttacaattttttttttttttgatagtgAGGTTTTTTGAGGGGGGCGGCTAACATATACTATTCACACTACAATGTCCAACCAATGGCCATTCTCAATACAAATACCTCCTATTACAAAGACAAAGCCATATCACAAAACCATGGAGACCATTCTACACCAGTCTCCCCAGAGCCTGATCACCTGCCCACACAAATTACTTGATGTGGCATTCACTCATCACAAGTCCAATACCAGTGTTGGCTGGCACTGCCAGAATGTCTGGTGCCCATGGATAGAAAGTGTCTGTAGAAGGAGGATCCTGGCCCTagtgaatataacactgcttttTAGTTTTTTGGCATGCACATAACAGCAGATAAATGTAGCACAAGTTACGACTGAGTAGCCTTAAATCTACATTAGACATGGCTTGTGTCAGAGGCTCATAATTAGCATATTAACCCTAACAGGATAAACAAAACAAGTAAATTCACATGCTTGAATGTAGAGAATCACAATCTATTCAGGGATGTCTCTGCAATGAAAAATCATGTTAAGTCAcatatagtaaaataataaacaaaacataCAAATCTATGAATTACACAAACTAATCAAATCACTGTTCATTCCTCTAGGTTCCAGGGTGGCCTCTTCCATTACCCTTCCCATAGCTTTCACCACCGccccatctggagcggagccggtgcccgatgcctgctgaaatggttcagcaggcatcggggcatatcgcccagggggggtcatgatgaccccccccccccccccaccatgtcggCAGTGGCTGCAGATTGCTgggcaattcagtccagcgagccccaaacagccatagccagcaggggtgaggtggcactggtgccacttcatgatcgccctgattcgtcggccgggacaatcagggcgcctgctgcgggtgtcactcccgcaacctgctccgcccctcttccggatgatgtgagcgggtgcgggaagaagaccacgggagctggggaccccgatccccggcatcaatgttgggatcagggccccaggagtggcgacgagggactgacctgtgcggcggcgtggagcagtaggaggtgagtgacagcctcctgctgttgcttagcaacagcttccagcatgcaaaaagggcatgctgggagctgtagttatgcaacagcaggaggcagaccaccacaactcccagcattcccttatgggcatgctgggacttatagttttgcaacagctggaggcacatttttctatggaaaaatacctttagctgtttgtgcaagctgggagttgtagtggtgcatctgctggttgcataactacaattcccagcatgccagtttGGCTGTCTGtgacggagttgtagttttgcaacagctgaagatccagcatgcccttccgctgtccgtacatgctgggggttgtagcttttgcaacagctgaaggcacactggttgcaaaacattgagtttgttaccaaactcggttttcacaaccagtgtgcctccagctgttgcaaaactacaactcccagcatgcactgatagaccttacatgctggatgtttctacccccccccccccatgtgaacgtacagggtacactcacatgggcggaggtttacagtaagtatccggctgcaagtttgagctgcggcaaattttctgccgcagctcaaactgccagcgagaaactactgtgaacacccgcccgtgcgactgtaccctaaaaacactacacaaataaaataaagtgaaaaaacactacatatacacatacccccacacagcccccctccccaataaaaatgaaaaacatctggtacgccacggtttccaaaatggagcctccagctgttgcaaaactactcccagtattgccagacagccactgactgtccaggcatgctgggagttttagaacagctggaggcagtgattcccaatgaaagtccctaatttaggcctcaaatgcacatggtgctcactttggagccctgtcgtatttcaaggcaacagtttagggtcacatggggtatcgccgtactcgggagaaattgtgttacaaattttgggggggtattttctgctattaccctcttTAAaactgttaaatttttgggaaaacaagcattttaggtaaaaaaaaaaattttttttttttttttacatatacaaaagtcgtgaaacacctgtggggtataaaggttcactttacccctttgttacgttccccaaggggtctagtttccaaaatggtatgccatgcgttttttttttgctgtcctggcaccataggggcttcttaaccccttaaggatcggggggtttccgtttttgcattttcgttttttgctccttgcctttaaaaaaatcataactctttcaattttgcacctaaaaatccatataatggcttattttttgtgataccaattctactttgtaatgacgtcagtcattttgcccaaaaatctacggtgaaacgaaaaaaaaatcattgtgcgacaaaattgagaaaaaaaacgcagttttaacttttgggggcttccgtttctacgtagtaaattttttggtaaaaatgacacctgatatttattctgtaggtccatacggttaaaatgatatcctacttatataggtttgattttgtcgtacttctggaaaaaatcataactacatgcaggaaaattaatacgtttaaaattgtcatcttctgacccctttaacttttttatttttccgtgtatggggcggtttgagggctcattttttgcgccgtgatctgaagtttttaacggcaccatttatgcattgataggacttattgattgctttttattcatttttaaataatataaaaagtgaccaaaaatgcactaatttggactttggaatttttttgcgcgcacgccattgaccgagcggtttaattaatgatatatttttataattcggacatttctgcatgcggtgataccatatatgtttatttttatttacactgttttttttttattggaaaagggggtgattcaaacttttaataggggaggagttaaatgattattcactttttttttcacttttttttttttttttttttttttgcagtgttatagctcccatagggatctataacactgcacacactgatcttcatcattgatcactggtttctcataaaaaaactagtgatcaacgattctgccgcatgactgctcatgcctggatctcaggcactgagcagtcattcggcgattggacagcgaggaggcaggtaggggccctcccgctgtcctgtcagctgttcgggatgccacgatttgccgcggctatcccgaacagcccgactgagctagctgccaactttcacttttagccgcgcggctcagctctgagcgcgcggcgccgcgatcggcgctgcgcgctattagaggcgggtcccggcttcaccatgacgccgggcccgccgtgatatgacgccgggttactgtgtaaccccgcgttatatcaggagagcaggaccaagggcgtacctgtacgcccttggtccttaaggggttaaaggtgacatgccccccaaaaaccatttgtcgctccttcccttctgagccctcaactgcgcccgccaaacactttacatagacatatgaggtatgtccttactcgagagaaattgggtttcaaatacaagtaaaaattttctcctttttaccccttgcaaaaataaaaaaattgggtctacaagaacgtgagtgtaaaaaatgaagattttgaattttctccttcactttgctgctattcctgtgaaacgcctaaagggttaatacacttactgaatgtcattttgaatactttgggggggggggggggggggggtgggtgtagtttttataatggggtctttctaaaatgaagactcttcaaatccacttcaaaactgaactggtccctgaaaaatagtgagtttgaaaattttttgaaaaatttcaaaattgttgctgaactttgaagccctctggtgtcttccaaaagtaaaaactcataaattttatgatgcaaacataaagtggacatattgtatatgtgaacccaaaaaatatatatttgtaatatccattttccttacaagcagagagcttcaaagttagaaaaatgcaaaattttcatttttcatcaaattttgggatttttcaccaagaaaggatgcaagttaccataaaattttaccactaagttaaagtagaatatgtaacgaaaaaaacaatatcagaataagtaaaagcattccagagttattaatgtttaaagtgacagtggtcagatttgcaaaaaactctctggtccttaaggggttaaaggagaactcggaatataaaaattgtcgcccatactgctggctgtaaaaaaaaaataaaaaaaaataaagatgtacataccttcctctgctcccccggggcctccggtaactggctccAGCCACTGCTGCGTTCCACTTCCTGGTGgttggatgaatcatactgcactcagccaatcaccagctgcagtgaAGTCTGActaggccggcgataggctgagcggcagtgtgaaaacgcttcaggacacaaaattcttcactgcaCCTGCTGCCGCgcccgaaaacgtcacactgccgctcagcctatcgccggccgagttgggacttcactgcggctggtgattggctgagcgcagtatgatttcATCCGACCACCGTAACCAGGAAGTgtatcgtggcggagaccggagccggttaccgggggagcggaggaaggtatgtacatctttatttttttttttactgccggcagtatgggggacaatttttatgttctggagttctcctttaaggacttgGGGCATACATGTGCGCCCTGAGTTCGCACCCTTTCaataatgcggggccacagcgTGGCTGTTAGcggctgggacccatggctaatagtatgcagcaccgtgatcagtgctgcacactatgaaccctttagacgtggcgttcaaagttgatcgccgtgtcaaaagtgaaagtaaaccagtcCCTGTTAgaacacacaaggagggccctacctgcctcctgcgtttccgatcaccgaatgactgctcagtgcctgagatccaggcatgagctatcaagcggcagaatcattgatcaatgttatcctatgggataacaatgatcaatgttaaaagatcagtgtgtgcagtgttataagcccccctatgggagctataacattgctaaaaaaagtgaataaagatcattcaccccccccccccccctcccgccattgtgttggtcactttttatatcaatcaAAAActttgatcaatacaaaaatggtaccgctcaccttcagatcacggtgcaaaaaatgagccctcatactgccccgcatgccgaaaaataagttataggggtcagaagtcaATTTTAAACGCACACAACAACTTTAAATGtgtattttcgtgcatgtagttatgattttgttCCAGAAGTAtgagaaaatcaaacctatataagtagggtatcattttaatcgcatggacctacagaatgaggtGTTGTactgaaaaatatactgcgtagaaactgaagccccaaaaagttacaaaatgtcgtcttttctaaaattttgttgcacaatgttttatttcagttttgctgtagatttttgggtaaaatgacattacaaagtagaattggtggtgcaaaaaataagccaccat
Above is a genomic segment from Hyla sarda isolate aHylSar1 chromosome 1, aHylSar1.hap1, whole genome shotgun sequence containing:
- the NMRK2 gene encoding nicotinamide riboside kinase 2 isoform X3, which gives rise to MEAMVNTVTAWVENPVKFARSHGIALSCSSELDDVQILILEGFLLYNHKSLADLCSERYYLSIPYEECKRRRRLVLCVCENKGTEVLQHLMYSPTCSSSLQHAAKFYGRNYTVPDPPGLFDGHVWPMYLKHRLEMEESGVSVVPIDGLLSKDEIFTKVYTDIHNRFLNAS
- the NMRK2 gene encoding nicotinamide riboside kinase 2 isoform X1; the protein is MRRIIIGIGGVTNGGKTTLTKRLIGALPNCCVVHQDDFFKLPDQIEVGEDGFKQWDVITSIDMEAMVNTVTAWVENPVKFARSHGIALSCSSELDDVQILILEGFLLYNHKSLADLCSERYYLSIPYEECKRRRRLVLCVCENKGTEVLQHLMYSPTCSSSLQHAAKFYGRNYTVPDPPGLFDGHVWPMYLKHRLEMEESGVSVVPIDGLLSKDEIFTKVYTDIHNRFLNAS